From the genome of Arcobacter sp. F2176, one region includes:
- a CDS encoding thioesterase family protein — MELKIGTKDSIKFKVEDKDLAKNLQISPEDNFPEVFATARLVALMECSAAKILIPFLEEGQLSVGVEVNIKHLAPTLSGDTAISTATFEGMEGKLYKFRLEVVDSGGVIGTGTHTRAIVTKDRLMSGANKRVGK, encoded by the coding sequence ATGGAATTAAAAATTGGTACAAAAGATAGTATTAAATTTAAAGTTGAAGATAAAGATTTAGCAAAAAATCTACAAATCTCACCTGAAGATAATTTTCCAGAAGTATTTGCAACAGCGAGATTGGTAGCACTTATGGAGTGTTCTGCTGCAAAAATTCTGATACCATTTTTAGAAGAGGGTCAATTATCAGTTGGAGTTGAAGTAAATATAAAACATCTAGCCCCAACTCTAAGTGGTGATACAGCAATTTCAACTGCAACTTTTGAAGGTATGGAAGGGAAACTTTATAAGTTCAGATTAGAAGTTGTTGATTCTGGTGGAGTAATAGGAACTGGAACTCATACAAGAGCAATAGTGACAAAAGATAGGCTTATGAGTGGGGCAAATAAAAGAGTAGGAAAGTAA
- the ybeY gene encoding rRNA maturation RNase YbeY, translating to MIDFDNQTKIDIDISSLEIIKNELSPKDIELILVHNDEIQILNKEHRNIDKATDVLSFPLEYDMPNMPLGSIVISVDFVENKAKEYKHSFLDELTLLFIHGMLHLLGYDHEVDNGEHRKKEEELIKKYNLPKSLIVRNS from the coding sequence ATGATTGACTTTGATAATCAAACAAAAATTGATATAGATATAAGCTCATTGGAAATAATAAAAAATGAACTAAGTCCAAAAGATATCGAGCTAATACTTGTGCATAATGATGAAATACAAATTTTAAATAAAGAGCATAGAAATATAGACAAAGCTACAGATGTACTGAGCTTCCCACTTGAATATGATATGCCAAATATGCCCTTAGGTTCTATTGTCATTTCTGTTGATTTTGTGGAAAATAAAGCAAAAGAGTATAAGCACAGTTTTTTAGATGAATTAACACTTCTTTTTATCCATGGAATGCTTCATTTATTGGGTTATGACCATGAAGTAGATAATGGAGAGCATAGAAAAAAAGAAGAAGAGCTAATCAAAAAGTACAATCTTCCGAAAAGTTTAATTGTAAGGAATTCATAA